Genomic DNA from Theropithecus gelada isolate Dixy chromosome 1, Tgel_1.0, whole genome shotgun sequence:
CTTAAGGGACAGTGACTGAAAACTTGAGCagggggagaagaggagagaaggtcAAAGAGGTCAGGatctgctgggcgcggtggctcaagcctgtaatcccagcactttgggaggccaagacgggcggatcacgaggtcaggagatcgagaccatcctggctaacacagtgaaaccccgtctctactaaaaaatataaaaaactagccgggcgaggtggcaggcgcctgtagtcccagctactagggaggctgaggcaggagaatggtgtaaacccgggaggcggagcttgcagtgagctgagatctggccactgcactccagcctgggcgacagagcgagactctgtctcaaaaaaaaaaaaaaaagaggtcaggaTCCTGGGGAGTCCTTGATAGGCTAATGTGATGACTTTGGCTTTTTCTTCCGCTCAGACCAGGAGTCTTTGCAGGATTTTGTCAGAGGAGtaatgtgatctttttttttttttttttttttttgggacgaagtcttgctgtgttgcccaggctggagtgcagtggcacgatctccgctcaccgcaagctccacctcccgggttcaagcagttctcctgcctcagcctcccaagtagctgggactacaggtgcccgccacctcgcccggctaattttttgtatatttagtagagttggggtttcactgtgttggccaggatggtctctatctcctgacctcatgatccgcctgcctcagcctcccaaagtgcggggattacaggcatgagccaccgcgcccggctaatctgacttatttttaaacagaatcaCTCTGGCTACTGTGTTGAGAAAAGACCCAGGGGAAACAAAGACTGGAGCAGGGAATCTTTTATCAGAGCTGGTAGTAGCTCTGACCCAAGTGATAGAAGTGGAGACAGTGAGAAGTGATTAGATTTGAGATCTGTTTTGAAGATAAAGGCAGAAGGATTTCCTGAGAGATGACACACGGGGTGTGATGTAGTTGCCATTAACTGAGatggggaaaatggggagaagTAGGCTTTTGGGGGAAGAGCAGGAGCTCTGTTTGGGATGTGTTAAATTGGGGGTATCTGTGAGACACCCAGGGGTATCAAGCAGGGAGTTGCAGGAGTGAAACTAGACCTCAAGGGAGAGGCCTGGGCTAGAGACACAAATTTGGTTGTCGTCAGCAGTGATGGTATTTAAATCTGTGAGTCTGGATGAGGTCACCAAGGGAGTGTGTGTGGACAGAAAAGAAATGAGGTCCTCCACTCAGCCCTAGGGCACTCCAATGCTGAGAGGTTGGGAAGTTCAGGCAGGATCAGCACAGATGACTGAGAAGTGACAGTCAGCAAGGTAGAAGGAAAACGAAGAGAATGTGCTGTCTTcaaagccatgtgaagacagtGTTGCAAGGAGCAGTCAGAAATCAACGGTGGCAGATGCAGCTGCATAGTGGCCAAGGAAGATGAGGGCTGGAAAACTGCCTGTTGGATTTAGCAGCATGGAGGTCCTTGAGAAGTGCAGTGTTGCACAGCAGTGGGGGTAAGGCCTGGCCGAAGCATTTCCTCCTGGCAGAGATGGGGAGACGTGGATATATTCTTCAGGGCAGGTGCTGCTTACCAAGCCCCTGCCAGGTGCCACCAATGATATACCCATCTGTACCAACTCCCTATGTGTACCAACAACTCCATGAGAGAACTGTGGTTACACAGGCTCAGGGCTTGCCCAAGGTTCACCTGGAGACGAGGTCCTCAGTCAGGCCTGTCCGACTCTGAAGCCTATGACCTTTCTGCTCCACTGCATCTGATGCCTGGTGCAGGTTCTTCCAAACCTCactcctctacctcctcccagcctcccttcACATGGCGAGTCGGGACCTAGCTGGGGACTCACTGACTGTCTTGCCTGGTGGGTGTGATTTGCCTAGGTGTAGACAAACACCCGCCTACCAGTTTTCCTTGCAACACCTGCAGCACGCACAGGTGATTGGAGAATGCAATAAACAGGCCTCACCCTCAACCTTCAAGCTTCATACTTACTCACCCAGGCTTTGGCTTCAAACagtcctgagttcaaatcccaattctgggccgggcgcggtggctcacgcctgcaatcccagcactttgtgaggctgagatgggcagatcacgaggtcaagagagggagaccagactggccaacatggtgaaaccccgtctctactaaaaatacaaaaaattagctgggtgtggtggtgcatgcctgttgtcccagctactctggaggctgaggcaagagaattgcttgaacctgggaggcggaggttgcagtgagctgagagcgcgccactgcactccaacctggcaacagagtgagactccatctaaaaaaaatatatatatatatcccaacTCTGCCACATACTAGTTATATGACTGTGCAGATCAATTAGCAGGTTGGGCCTTGGTTGCCTCACTTGTATAATGGGGATTAAAAGTCTCTGCCTCTCAGAGTTGTGAGGACACAGGATGCATCACTGTTAGTGAATAGTAAGCACTCACTAGAGTGAGTAACTGGTTTTGCTGACTATTGGAATTGGTGAAGGAGTTTGCAGCTGGCTGGGAAATAGATTAGCAGTGACCAGGCAGCCGTCTCCTGCTGGTATGGGAAGAGATGGGCATCTTGTCATGGTGCCTCGGAGTTGGTGGAGTTGGAGGGGTAATGGGGGAGACAGGGCCTCAGCTGGGGCTCTTGCCTGGAGCCCAGAAAGCTGGGTGGGAAGGAATGAGGGAAAAACAGTGTGAGCCTCAGATAATTTATTGCATAACACCTATTCCCTCATACTGTCAGTGAGGATTAAAACTAATAAcataagccaggcgcggtggctcacacctgtaatcccagcactttgggaggccgaggcaggcggatcacgaggtcaggagatcgagaccatcctggctaacacggtgaaaccccgtctctactaaaaatccaaaaaagtagccgggcatggtggtgcgtgcctgtagtcccagctactcgggaggctgaggcaggagaatggcgtgaacccaggaggcggagcttgcagtgagccgagatggtgccactgcactccagcctgggtgacaaagcgagactccgtcccaaaaaaaaaaaaaaaacaactaataacatataaggccaggcgcagtgactcacacctgtaatcccagcactttgggaggctgaggtgggcggatcatttgaggccaggagttcgagaccagcctggccaacatggcaaacccatctctactaaaaatacaaaaattagccaggtatggtggttcatgcctgtaatcccagctactcgggaggctgagtcacaagaattacttgagcctgggaggcagaagttgcagtgggccgagatcacaccattgcactccaacctgggcaacagagtgagactttgactcaaaaaaaaaaagaactaatgcGTATAAAAATTATgaggctggccacggtggctcacgcctgtaatcccggcactttgggaggtcaaggcgggcagatcacctgaggtcgggggttcgagaccagcctggccaacatggtgaagccccatctctactaaaaatacaaaaattagctgggtgtggtggcaggcacttgtaatcccagctactcgggaggctgaggcaggataatcacttgaacttggaaggcagaggttgcagtgagccaagatcatgccactgcactccagcctgagcaacagagcagggttctgtcttgaaaaaaaaaaaaaaaaaaagccgggtgcggtggctcacgcctgtaatcccagaactttgggaggctgagtcgggtggatcacgaggccaggagatcaagaccatcctggctaaccaggtgaaatgctatctctactaaaaatacaaaaaattagccaggcgtggtggcgggcgcctgtagtcccagctactcgggaggctgaggcaggagaatggcatgaacctgggaggtggagcttgcagtgagccaagattgcgccactgcactctagcctgggcgacagagtgagactccatctcgaaaaaaaaaaagaaaagaatgaaaaacatttcCTTAGATGAAGCTTCCCACAGATGCTGGCCCTGCTTCCTAAGCCCAAGTTGGTAGCTGTGTTCCCATTGATCTCCTCAGTGCCTGGATGGTAGCAGCAGATGGCACCAGGACTCAATATACAGAAACTTCTGTTTGGGAGACCAGGAGGCTTCATCAGACCAACAGGGAGTGCTGTTTGCTGGCATGTGGATagtgccaggcactttgctgACATTCCCTACTAGCTTGgcttattatccctgttttacagatatcaaaactgaggctgagccaggcatagtggtaggtacctgtaatcccagctacttgggagactgaggcaaaaggatgtcttgaactcaggagtttgaatccagcctgggcaacatagcaagaccctatctcttaaaaagtaaaaattggccaggcacagtgactcacgcctgtaatcccagcactttgggagcccgaggcgggcagatcacgaggtcaggagatcgagaccatcctggctaacacggtgaaaccccgtctctactaaaaatacaaaaaattagccgggcattgtggcgggagcctgtagtcccagttactggggaggctgaggcaggagaatggcgtgaacctgggaggcagagcttgcagtgagccgagatcgtaccactgcactccagcaataaaaataaataaaaattaagaaaaagggaCTTAAAGGAACTAACTAGACCCTTAATTCCCTAGCAGCAAGCGGACTTGgggggaaacaaaacaaaacaaaaaaacctgaggctgagagaggttgGGTGGCTTGTCCATGGTTGTCTGCTGGGGAAGCAAGCCCTCCCTTCCCATCCTCATCTGACTGACTCTCAGGCCTGTCTCTCAATGGCCCCACATGTGTATATGTCAAATCGTGTGGCTCCCTTCCTTCACTTCGATGTCTTTTACAGGGTTCCTACAATAGTCATATGTTAAAAGCACAAATTTGGGGTAGCTTGTTGCCAGTGGGAATCTTCACAACAAAGCATCCCACTAGAGCCCATACTTACGTCCTTCCTCTTGGTCAGTCCCATGTGCCCAGCACTGGCACCCTCTGTGAACAGACCTTGGGTTGGGCACAGTCACCCAGAGATAAAGCagaaaggagagggaggcagaCATGGAAACAAATCGGTGCGTTTGGTGTCTCAATAAGTGCTGCAAGCTTGTTCTTAGCTTTTCCAACACACCCTGCTCCATTCTGCCCCTTCGCATATACTCTTCTCTGCCAAGATCTCTCCTCCTTGCTTTGCTGACTCCAGTTTATCCTTCGGATCTCAGCTTGGTTGTTACTTCTTCAGCAAGCCCTCCCCATGTAGGTTAACCATCTCTGCTGTGCTGCCCCAGACATAGTATTTATTCTCTACTGTAGTTGCCTAGCTATTTGTCTGTCTGCCCTGCTAGAGGGTAAGCGCCACAGAGGCAGGGATCATGGCTATTTTCTCACTATTATATCATGAGTATCtggaacagggcctggcacatagaaatAACTCAAACACACGTGAATGAAGAAGTCAGTTGAACAAGGGAGAGGGCCACATATTGAGCTGATGGCACAGATGTGCAATCTGACCTCCCTCCTCTCTTGTGTTGGTCTTTCAGTTGTGGTCGCCAGGACCCCCCCAGAGCCAAGACCTTCTCCAGAAGGTGACCcttcccccccaccaccaccgATGTCAGCCGTGGTCCCTGACACTCCCCCGGACACCCCACCTGCCATGAAGAATGCCACTAGCTCTAAGCAGCTCCCACTGGAACCAGAGAGCCTCTCAGGGCAGGTCGGGCCTAGGCCAGCCCCCGTGCAGGAAGAGTCCCCTTCCTCTGAAGCAAAGAGCAGAGGACCCACCCCACCAGCCACGGGCCCACGGGATGCCAGACCTCCTCGAAGGAGCAGCCAGCCATCTCCAACAGCAGTGCCAGCCTCTGACAGCCCTCCCACCAAGCAAGGTGTGTGTAATGATCCCGGCCTGGGCCTAAACCCCTTGGCTCAGGGTCCTGGCCCTGGATCATGCCAACTGAAAGAGTCCTGTTTGCCCTAGAGGAGATGAGGAAAGGATGGGGTGAGGCCCGGAGGGAGGGATCTGAGGCTGACTCCTCTTTGGGGACAGCCTTTTGACCTGTCTGTTCTTGTTCCCTCTGCTTAGAGGTgaagaaggcaggagagagacaCAAGCTGGCAAAGGAGCGGCGAGAAGAGCGGGCCAAGTACCTGGGTGAGTGCGCAGGAAGTCTCATCATCTTCTTCATCATCATGATCAGCATCCTAATAATAACAccaacaggctgggcgcagtggctcacgcctgtaatcccagcactttgggaggccgaggcgggcgaatcacctgaggtcgggagtctgagaccagcctgaccaagcgtgaagaaaccccgtctctactaaaaatataaaaaattagccgggcatggtggcacatccctgtaatcccagctactcagtaggctgagatagaagaatcacttgaacctgggaggcggaggttgtggtgagccgagattgcgccaatgcactccagcctgggcaacaagagcgaaactccgtctcaaaaaaataataataataataacatcaacacTTCTGCAACACTTAATTATGTGCACTGTGCTAAGAGCAGGACACGcgttatctaatttaatcctcaacCCATTTtgagaaggaaacagaggctcagagagatgaaatCATTTGCTTaagccacacagctagtacaGTAGCTGAGATTCAGACCCAGAAGCCTCCTGTCACCCCAGATCTCATGCATGCTCTTAATCACAGTATGTGGACCTCTGTCTGGTAGCCCCCCAAGTCAGATGGGGATCTTGCACTAAAGCATTCATTTCTCCTTCAATCCTGAGAGCCCATAAGGCCAATGGAGGAGAAATAGGCCTCTCCTGAGTCCTGTCTTCAGTAAGCCTCTCAGTTTGAGGGGGTTGTCTCAGACTGAAAGCTCCACCTAAGCAGGCAGGAGAAAAACCCACCCAGGAAGTGGGTAGCAGGGCTGGCCACTTGGAGGAAATGTCCTTGGCCCAGGCCTGCTGCAGAACCCTTCACATGCCACTGGGCTCCTTTGTCCACAGCGGCCAAGAAGGCAGtgtggctggagaaggaggagaaggccAAGGCGCTGCGGGAGAAGCAGCTCCAGGAGCGCCGGCGCCGGCTGGAGGAGCAACGTCTTAAAGCCGAGCAACGTCGTGCAGCCCTGGAGGAACGGCAGCGGCAGAAGCTCGAGAAAAACAAGGTGCGGCATGGGTCTCCATGAATCCGTGTACACGTGTGCTCACTGTCTGCATACCGGTGCAGTGTGTATGCATATCCATGTTCACGGCTCTGCATTATCTGTGTCTACGTGGTCCTATTTGTGCTCACATCTACAGTTGTGTCCCTGTGTTAGAATATCTGGGGACCTGTGCAACTGCAGGCACATTTGCTTCTGAATGTGCCACTGTAGGCCCCTGTAACTGTTTACTGTCAGTACCTGTGTTCGTCCGTGTGCCCcatgcgtctgtgtgtgtgtctgcaggtatgtgtctgtgtgtgtatctgcagGTATGCGTCTGTGTGAGCGTGCCTAGCTCTGTCATGTGGGTAAAGCCCTAGCTTGAGTGCTGGTGAGGAAATGAAGGAAATGGCCACCTGGCCCTACCTGGGGGGCCTCAGGCTAGAGGGAACACATAGCCCCAAGGTCAGGACCCTCAGTGCCTGAGATACGGCCTTGCCTGGGAGCCCCAGGTAGGGAGAGTCCCACCAAATCATCAGAGAAGCAACTCATACACTCAGGAAATGACTCAAGAACAGTGAAAAGCTCCCCAAGAACAAGTCAAAAGGGATCTTGGTCCTTAATCATAGCAAGGATTTAGTAACCTTGGATACCTGCAATGAGTCAGGAAAAGACTCGGAGGGAAGGGAGTGGGGGAGGCATTGACACAGGAGGAAGAAGGGCCTCTATCCCAAATTCAATGAATGTTTTCAGTCCACATCTCTcttctccccaccttcccccagGAGCGCTATGAAGCAGCCATCCAACGGTCAGTGAAGAAGACGTGGGCTGAAATCCGGCAGCAGCGCTGGTCCTGGGCAGGGGCCCTGCACCACAGCTCTCCAGGACATAAGACCAGTGAGTAGGCTGGAGGGGCTGAGGAGTGGGTGGGCAAGGCTGGGATGGCAAGTAAAGGAAGGGAACAACTTCCCTACAAAGAGCTGGTGGCTCCCTGCAGCAGGTGTGCCTTGCTTTATGTGACTTGTGTCTTCTAGAATGGTCCGTAAGCCAAACTGTCCCTTTCCAAGGACTTCCACTATCAAATCAGAGATGGATTCTCTCCATTTGGTTTGCTCTTCAAACCTCTGTCATTTTAGGATTAGCCTTCTTTGCGCCTGTCAATTATTATTAGTTGTTGATACATAAAAGACTTTAATGCCCTACAGACACTGGATCTTAAAGAAACTGTCACTCCTTGTCTCAGAAGGTAGATTTTTGTCTCTGAGTTTTCTCCGCGTAGGGCCACCATGGATTTTGGTCTGATTCTTTGCTGGCATGTATGTACCACTGTGCTTGGATGTCTTTATGCAACGGCAAGTTTCAGTATTTCTAGCTGTGTATCTTCGGTGTATGTGCTCCTGGACCCGTGCATTGTGTGTCTTAATATGTGTTTGCCTTGGCGTGTTTGTGGCCTTGTGTACCTCAGTGAGGGCTCCTAAGTCAAGACAGACTTGGGTTCCAGCTCTGGCACTTGCAGCGCGACCTTTAACTTCTTGAagtctcactttcttcatctataaactgGGGATAATGCTACTACTTGCCCCCGAGGTGGTAGATAGATGTTTGAAGGATCAAATGAGGTTACATGTGTGTGGTGCCccacacagtacctggcacatggtaagcatcAACAAATGTGAGCTGCTACAAATGTCATGATGAGGTTGCTTCGATGTGTTTGTGGCTTGTGTGCATCTGGGTCTGACACACTATCTGTTAGTGTTTGTGTCTCTGTCCCTGTGCATGTctgtatacatgtgtgcatgccAAAGTATCTGCCACTCTATATGCCTGTATCTGCATGTCTTTTTGTGATTCTGGATGAATACGTGGATTTGTGCAAGTGACTGTGACTGTGTAGGTCCTGTTTAGGAGCGTTTTTGCATTTATCCCAGTACATGGGTGTTGTATCCGTAACGCGTTGGCTGGGCAGTGTCAGCAAGTGCCAGTGCTGGGGGGTTATGGGGAGGTTGCAGTACCCAGCCATAAGGAATGGCTTCCTTGGTCTGGCCAGGAAAGCTGTAGTTTCTCTAGTTTTACTCATCTCCCCCCTTTGTTTCTTCTCCGTCGGCTCCCCCAAGCCAGGTTGTCTCTGGTCACCTACCTGCCACCCTCCCTCTCCCAGGGCCAAGGCTGCCTCCTGCTCCTCATCCTAGCCTGCCcactcctccctctcccaccctGCCCTCGGAGCATCCTGCATGGAAGGCCTCGGTGCCCCCCACTGGCTCCTGCCTGGCCCGGCCCTAATGCCGTGTCTTTTCCCCTCCAGGTGGGAGCAGGTGCTCCGTGTCGGCAGTTAACCTGCCCAAACACGTGGACTCTATAATCAACAAGCGGCTCTCAAAGTCCTCTGCCACGCTCTGGAACTCCCCCAGTAGAAGTAAGAGAAGGCCCAGCCCTTCCCCCTCCAGAGCCCCTTGTAGCTCCCACCAAGTTTCCTCCAGAGCTCAGCAAGAACACCAGGTCCCTGGAGCCCTCACATACTCCAGGTCCCCATCCCCACTCTACCTTACCCAGGGCTCTGTGCCCCTCGGGGGAGCCGGCATATGGGTCTGGACCCTGAGGACAGAGGTTGCCCTgtaggagaggagaagggagacaAAGCACAATGCCTCAGAGGGCAGGAAGTCTGGCAGGGGCCTCAAGAGCAAGTTGGAGGtggtggctgggggtggggacaggcagGCAGCCTTTTCTGCAACCACAGCCAGCTGGCCTGGCCAACCTTAGCCAGGTGGCATTGTCCCCATGTGTCAGACTGGCCTGGGTGCTGTGGGGTGGAGGGGTCCCTCATTCTGGCTCTACCCTAAAGGGCCCATGCAATCCTGCCCTCTCTGCCTTCAGAGCCCCAGCCATGGGCTTGGCTGGTTCCAGAGTTGAGCCAACCAAGGTGGCATAGCCCCTGCATTCCCACCATGCCCTGGTGCTCATATGTGAAGGAGCCATGGTGGGAGTTATTTATAAGTTTCTCTTGCATTTGTTTGGTTGCTTTGTTGCCTAGCAACCAAATCAGCTGCTGTACCAACCCCACCTGACTGAGGCTTAAAAATAGCCCAGCAGCTGAGGGGACAGAGCAGGGTGGCCTAGGGCAGGCAGGCACCCTAGCAGCCTCTCCTTGGCACAGGACTGCTAAAAGCTGGGTCACAGGAGCACAACGACCCTCACTGTCCCAAATCCATGGGACAGCTTCAGCTGGGTCAGCCCTCTGAGAGCAGGAGGGGCAAGACCTTACACTGGGACATGGCAGAGGGCAATTGGGTCTTCTTCCAATCCTGGATGGCTCCTTCCTATATGCGCGGTTCAGGGCCCTTTCACCTGGGGACCGTTGTAGGCAGGGACCCTCATCTGATGCAGGATGTTGCCCTGGGAAGTGTCTGGTTGCCTGGGTCTGCAGTGGAAGTCCAGATCGTAGGGAGGACAAGTGTGGCCCCGGTGTGATTGTGGGGAGAGGCCTCCCGGGTGAGCAGCCTTGGCCTTGGCATGGGGATGGTGCCTGGTCTGCCCCCatgcctctccctgcctcctgcgGCCCCCACAGTGACCGGCTTCGCCTGGCCTTCTACCCCCAGATCGCAGCCTGCAGCTGAGCGCATGGGAGAGCAGCATCGTGGATCGTCTGATGACGCCCACCCTCTCCTTCCTTGCTCGGAGTCGCAGCGCGGTCACACTGCCCCGCAACGGCCGGGACCAGGGTAGGGGCTGCGACCCTGGGAGAGGCCCTACGTGGGGCCGGGCAGGGGCCAGCCTGGCGCGCGGGCCGCAACCCGACCGCACTCATCCCTCTGCAGCCGTGCCGGTGTGCCCGCGCTCGGCCTCCGCCAGCCCTCTGACGCCGTGCAGCGCCCCCCGAAGCGTGCACCGCTGCGCCCCCGCCGGTGAGCGCGGGGAGCGCCGCAAGCCCAGCGCCGGGGGCAGCCCCGCTCCGGTGCGCCGCCGGCCGGAGGCCTCGCCGGTGAGTGGCTCGACTGGTTCGAGCGGCCGCGCAGGTGGGACAGGCAGCCTGGAACTGGGGAACGCGGGCGCTGCTGACCTCTACTCTCCTCTTCCGTTCCTTCTTCCCTGCCAGGtgcagaaaaaggagaagaaggacaAGGAGCGGGAAAACGAGAAGGAGAAGAGTGCCCTAGCCCGGGAGCGCAGCCTCAAGAAGCGCCAGTCGCTGCCCGCCTCACCGCGCACCCGCCTCTCCGCCAGCGCCGCCTCAGAGCTCAGGTGGGCGCGGGCGGTGCGAGGGACGCTGCCCCTCACCGGGTCATTTATTCATcactcacaaatatttattgggcatccCACCTCTAGAATGCAATTTCCTTGAGGGcaaatttctctgtttttttgtttgtttgagacagggtctccctctgtcacccaggctggagtgcagcagcacagtctcggctcactacagcctcgacgtcccgggctcaagctatcctcccacctcagccttccaagtggctgggactacaggcgcgccaccacacccggctaattttttgtgttttttggtagagggaggtttcactacgttgtgcaggcttatctcgaactcctgagctcaggtgatccacctgtctcggcctcccaaagtgctgggattacacgtgtgagtgtgagccacctcgcccagcctccatttttttttaattgttttctttttttcctttttctttttcttttttttttttttaagtattttggtTACTGAAGTACCGCATCatctaaaacagtgcctggcacctggtAACCACTCCGTGAATGCCTACTGAAGGCAAGAgtagtgcctcatgcctgtaatcccagcactttgggaggccaaggggaggattgtttgagcccaggaggtcgaggctgcagtgagctaggtatgatcatgccactgcactccagcctgggggacagccagattctgtcttaaaaacaacaaaacctgcTGAATGAATGGACCTTCCAGGTAGCACTCATGGTGCTGAGGACACGTTGCTGAGCTAACCCAGGCGtggtttttttctcttattaaactTACAGGCTATTGGTGGGGCACAGACAATAGTCAATCCCACAGAAACATGTCATTACAAACTGGGGTATATAATCTAAAAGGGAATGGTGCGTTTCTGTGAGAGCAAGGGGGAGCGGTGCTGATGTaggctggaggagggggcacCTCCCAGAGGAAGGGACAAGTTCTCagcatgtgggtgtgtgtgtctcctaactcttcccttttcccttttctcttagCCCCAAATCCAAGGCCCGGCCA
This window encodes:
- the MAP7D1 gene encoding MAP7 domain-containing protein 1 isoform X5, which translates into the protein MESGPRAELGAGAPPVVVARTPPEPRPSPEGDPSPPPPPMSAVVPDTPPDTPPAMKNATSSKQLPLEPESLSGQVGPRPAPVQEESPSSEAKSRGPTPPATGPRDARPPRRSSQPSPTAVPASDSPPTKQEVKKAGERHKLAKERREERAKYLAAKKAVWLEKEEKAKALREKQLQERRRRLEEQRLKAEQRRAALEERQRQKLEKNKERYEAAIQRSVKKTWAEIRQQRWSWAGALHHSSPGHKTSGSRCSVSAVNLPKHVDSIINKRLSKSSATLWNSPSRNRSLQLSAWESSIVDRLMTPTLSFLARSRSAVTLPRNGRDQAVPVCPRSASASPLTPCSAPRSVHRCAPAGERGERRKPSAGGSPAPVRRRPEASPVQKKEKKDKERENEKEKSALARERSLKKRQSLPASPRTRLSASAASELSPKSKARPSSPSTSWHRPASPCPSPGPGHTLPPKPPSPRGTTASPKGRVRRKEEAKESPSAAGPEDKSQSKFRASDEKEPAAPASPAPSPAPSPTPSPPQKEQPPAEIPADAAVLTSPPAPAPPVTPSKPMAGTTDREEATRLLAEKRRQAREQREREEQERRLQAERDKRMREEQLAREAEARAEREAEARRREEQEAREKAQAEQEEQERLQKQKEEAEARSREEAERQRLEREKHFQQQEQERQERRKRLEEIMKRTRKSEVSETKKQDSKEANANGSSPEPVKAVEARPPGLQKEAVQKEEPTPQEPQWSLPSKELPGSLVNGLQPLPAHQENGFSPKGPSGDKSLSRTPEALLPFAEAEAFLKKAVVQSPQVTEVL
- the MAP7D1 gene encoding MAP7 domain-containing protein 1 isoform X3, translating into MESGPRAELGAGAPPVVVARTPPEPRPSPEGDPSPPPPPMSAVVPDTPPDTPPAMKNATSSKQLPLEPESLSGQVGPRPAPVQEESPSSEAKSRGPTPPATGPRDARPPRRSSQPSPTAVPASDSPPTKQEVKKAGERHKLAKERREERAKYLAAKKAVWLEKEEKAKALREKQLQERRRRLEEQRLKAEQRRAALEERQRQKLEKNKERYEAAIQRSVKKTWAEIRQQRWSWAGALHHSSPGHKTSGSRCSVSAVNLPKHVDSIINKRLSKSSATLWNSPSRNRSLQLSAWESSIVDRLMTPTLSFLARSRSAVTLPRNGRDQGRGCDPGRGPTWGRAGASLARGPQPDRTHPSAAVPVCPRSASASPLTPCSAPRSVHRCAPAGERGERRKPSAGGSPAPVRRRPEASPVQKKEKKDKERENEKEKSALARERSLKKRQSLPASPRTRLSASAASELSPKSKARPSSPSTSWHRPASPCPSPGPGHTLPPKPPSPRGTTASPKGRVRRKEEAKESPSAAGPEDKSQSKFRASDEKEPAAPASPAPSPAPSPTPSPPQKEQPPAEIPADAAVLTSPPAPAPPVTPSKPMAGTTDREEATRLLAEKRRQAREQREREEQERRLQAERDKRMREEQLAREAEARAEREAEARRREEQEAREKAQAEQEEQERLQKQKEEAEARSREEAERQRLEREKHFQQQEQERQERRKRLEEIMKRTRKSEVSETKQKQDSKEANANGSSPEPVKAVEARPPGLQKEAVQKEEPTPQEPQWSLPSKELPGSLVNGLQPLPAHQENGFSPKGPSGDKSLSRTPEALLPFAEAEAFLKKAVVQSPQVTEVL
- the MAP7D1 gene encoding MAP7 domain-containing protein 1 isoform X6 produces the protein MESGPRAELGAGAPPVVVARTPPEPRPSPEGDPSPPPPPMSAVVPDTPPDTPPAMKNATSSKQLPLEPESLSGQVGPRPAPVQEESPSSEAKSRGPTPPATGPRDARPPRRSSQPSPTAVPASDSPPTKQEVKKAGERHKLAKERREERAKYLAAKKAVWLEKEEKAKALREKQLQERRRRLEEQRLKAEQRRAALEERQRQKLEKNKERYEAAIQRSVKKTWAEIRQQRWSWAGALHHSSPGHKTNRSLQLSAWESSIVDRLMTPTLSFLARSRSAVTLPRNGRDQGRGCDPGRGPTWGRAGASLARGPQPDRTHPSAAVPVCPRSASASPLTPCSAPRSVHRCAPAGERGERRKPSAGGSPAPVRRRPEASPVQKKEKKDKERENEKEKSALARERSLKKRQSLPASPRTRLSASAASELSPKSKARPSSPSTSWHRPASPCPSPGPGHTLPPKPPSPRGTTASPKGRVRRKEEAKESPSAAGPEDKSQSKFRASDEKEPAAPASPAPSPAPSPTPSPPQKEQPPAEIPADAAVLTSPPAPAPPVTPSKPMAGTTDREEATRLLAEKRRQAREQREREEQERRLQAERDKRMREEQLAREAEARAEREAEARRREEQEAREKAQAEQEEQERLQKQKEEAEARSREEAERQRLEREKHFQQQEQERQERRKRLEEIMKRTRKSEVSETKKQDSKEANANGSSPEPVKAVEARPPGLQKEAVQKEEPTPQEPQWSLPSKELPGSLVNGLQPLPAHQENGFSPKGPSGDKSLSRTPEALLPFAEAEAFLKKAVVQSPQVTEVL